The Armatimonadota bacterium genome includes a window with the following:
- the pyrE gene encoding orotate phosphoribosyltransferase, giving the protein MSALHPLGAVPARERRERLLDLIRREAYMEGDFTLSSGAKSSFYLDCRLVTLHPVGALLVGTFVVQEMKRLGVTCVGGPTLAADPIVGAAVGLSPLMEWPVDGFIVRKAAKEHGTGKLIEGRLPENADVLMVEDVITSAGSVIHAIEAAQERGCHVKAVWALVDRQAGGVQAIQDLGIEVRPMFTLEEVQQARTEGDDSRRNIAPWDRHWKPASGSAEGRSDG; this is encoded by the coding sequence ATGTCCGCACTGCACCCGCTGGGCGCAGTCCCTGCCCGGGAGCGCAGGGAGCGCCTGCTCGACCTCATCCGTCGCGAGGCGTATATGGAGGGTGACTTCACGCTTTCCAGCGGCGCGAAGTCCAGCTTTTACCTTGACTGCCGCCTCGTCACTTTGCACCCCGTCGGCGCCCTCCTGGTCGGCACATTCGTGGTGCAGGAGATGAAACGCCTGGGAGTGACATGTGTGGGCGGACCGACACTCGCGGCCGACCCCATCGTGGGGGCGGCGGTGGGTCTGAGCCCTCTGATGGAGTGGCCGGTGGATGGATTCATTGTGCGCAAGGCCGCCAAGGAGCACGGGACGGGCAAGTTGATCGAGGGTCGCCTGCCCGAAAACGCGGATGTGCTTATGGTGGAAGATGTGATCACCTCGGCTGGTTCGGTCATCCATGCCATCGAGGCGGCGCAGGAGCGGGGATGCCACGTGAAGGCGGTCTGGGCGCTGGTGGACCGGCAGGCGGGCGGGGTTCAGGCAATTCAGGATCTGGGCATCGAGGTGCGGCCGATGTTCACGCTGGAGGAGGTGCAGCAGGCACGGACGGAAGGGGACGATTCCCGCCGCAACATTGCTCCGTGGGACAGGCACTGGAAGCCAGCGTCCGGATCAGCGGAGGGGCGCTCCGATGGGTGA
- a CDS encoding alkaline phosphatase codes for MNGKTLAAGAAAVAVIVSSASAAPKNVILMIGDGWGYNTIQATNFWTGAAVQSYQKFPVQFAVSTYSASGHGYDPARAWVDGKYNTTYLRTGATDSASAITAMLTGIKNYDGVLNISVDGQPLTTFAQMYKWAGRAAGSVSTVQWSHATPAGAYAHNRRDNYAEIALEGINSNMDVIFGAGNPDFNNDGQPAAMNPRYVGGADAWGKLKNNEYPGLTHIQKRSEFLSLINGNPTGRYIGTFQSYTTANQARSGYSATDLPGSDPLNGALPSLAEMSLAALNVLDNNPNGLFLLIEGGAIDWANHANQMARAIEEAMDFNRAVDAVINWVEAKSSWDQTLLIVTSDHECGMLTGPGKSVDLVNNGSGVLPAFEYHSGSHTNTLVPLFARGAGSELFAQYATGVDPVRGAYIDNTDIFRVMTGATGVVPEPASVVALASGLIGFAGLFARRSR; via the coding sequence ATGAACGGAAAGACCCTTGCCGCGGGGGCCGCCGCGGTCGCAGTGATCGTCTCGTCCGCGTCGGCGGCACCCAAGAACGTCATCCTGATGATCGGGGATGGATGGGGCTATAACACCATCCAGGCCACCAATTTCTGGACGGGCGCGGCCGTCCAGAGCTATCAGAAGTTCCCGGTTCAGTTCGCGGTGTCCACCTACTCCGCCAGCGGCCACGGCTACGACCCGGCCCGGGCTTGGGTGGACGGCAAGTATAACACCACCTACTTGAGAACCGGAGCCACGGATTCGGCCTCGGCCATAACGGCCATGCTCACCGGCATCAAGAACTACGACGGCGTCCTAAACATCAGCGTTGACGGCCAGCCGCTGACCACGTTCGCCCAGATGTACAAGTGGGCCGGACGCGCGGCCGGATCCGTCTCCACCGTTCAGTGGAGCCACGCGACGCCCGCCGGGGCCTATGCCCACAACCGCCGAGACAACTACGCCGAGATCGCCCTTGAGGGTATCAACTCCAACATGGACGTGATCTTCGGCGCGGGCAACCCGGACTTCAACAACGATGGCCAGCCCGCAGCGATGAACCCTCGCTACGTGGGCGGAGCCGACGCCTGGGGCAAGCTGAAGAACAACGAGTATCCGGGACTGACACACATCCAGAAACGCAGCGAGTTCCTGAGCCTCATCAACGGCAATCCCACCGGCCGCTACATTGGTACGTTTCAGTCCTACACCACGGCCAACCAGGCGCGCTCCGGCTACTCGGCAACAGATTTGCCGGGCAGCGACCCGCTGAACGGCGCGCTGCCATCGCTTGCAGAGATGAGCCTTGCCGCTCTGAACGTGCTGGACAACAATCCGAACGGGCTCTTCCTGCTGATCGAGGGTGGAGCCATTGACTGGGCCAACCACGCCAACCAGATGGCACGAGCCATCGAGGAGGCAATGGACTTCAATCGCGCGGTGGACGCGGTCATCAACTGGGTGGAAGCCAAGAGCAGCTGGGACCAGACCCTGCTCATCGTAACCAGCGACCACGAGTGCGGCATGCTGACCGGCCCCGGCAAGTCGGTGGATCTGGTCAACAACGGCTCCGGAGTGCTTCCGGCGTTCGAATACCACAGCGGCAGCCACACGAACACGCTGGTGCCGCTGTTTGCCAGGGGTGCCGGGTCGGAGTTGTTCGCCCAGTACGCGACAGGCGTTGACCCAGTGCGGGGCGCTTACATTGATAACACGGACATCTTCCGCGTCATGACCGGCGCGACGGGCGTGGTGCCGGAGCCCGCGAGCGTGGTGGCTCTGGCGAGTGGACTGATCGGTTTCGCCGGGCTCTTCGCCCGCCGCAGCCGCTGA
- a CDS encoding haloacid dehalogenase: MGELRGVIFDMDGVLIDSEEYICKAAIQFLATKGVRAKPEDFVPFVGAGEDRYIGGVAEKYGLSLDLEEAKRQTYTIYGDLIHGRLGPLPGARDFVSRCRERGLRLAVASAADLMKVEMNLREIGFPPGTFDAIVTGSDVTHKKPHPEIFLTTAGRLGLEPRECLVVEDAVNGVRAAKAAGCRCLGILTSFSAEDLHEADWHAPDLAGAPPECLEW; the protein is encoded by the coding sequence ATGGGTGAACTGCGCGGAGTCATCTTCGACATGGACGGAGTGTTGATCGACTCCGAAGAGTATATCTGCAAGGCCGCCATCCAGTTCCTTGCCACGAAAGGCGTCCGCGCAAAACCCGAGGATTTTGTGCCCTTTGTGGGAGCGGGAGAGGATCGCTATATCGGCGGGGTGGCCGAGAAATACGGCCTGTCGCTGGATCTGGAGGAGGCCAAGCGGCAGACATACACCATCTATGGAGATCTCATCCACGGCCGTCTGGGTCCTCTGCCGGGAGCGCGGGATTTCGTCTCACGCTGCCGCGAGCGCGGGCTCAGGCTTGCGGTGGCAAGCGCGGCGGATCTGATGAAGGTGGAGATGAACCTGCGCGAGATCGGCTTCCCGCCCGGAACATTTGATGCCATCGTCACCGGCTCGGACGTCACGCACAAGAAGCCGCATCCGGAGATCTTCCTGACGACGGCGGGGCGATTGGGCCTGGAGCCCCGGGAGTGTCTGGTGGTGGAGGATGCTGTCAACGGCGTCCGGGCCGCAAAAGCGGCCGGCTGCCGGTGTCTTGGGATCCTGACCAGCTTCTCGGCGGAAGACCTGCACGAAGCGGACTGGCACGCGCCGGACCTGGCCGGTGCCCCCCCGGAGTGCCTGGAGTGGTAG
- a CDS encoding membrane protein has protein sequence MTDNILPWVLFNLFVLAMLALDLGVFHRRAREIDIQEALLWSLFWIALALVFNAGLLLFWPERAEAREIALEFLTGYLIEKSLSVDNIFVFVLIFNYFAIPGMFQRRVLFWGIIGALVFRAIFIATGITLIRRFDWIIYVFGVFLVVTGIKLVFEKDKELHPEKNPVLRLFRRVMPVTSELHGSSFFIRQSGRLVATPLFVVLLLIETTDIIFAVDSIPAILAVTQNPFIVYTSNVFAILGLRALYFALAGIVRMFHYLHYGLSAILVFVGIKMLVNHYTHAKTISTEVSLAFIGAALTLSIAASIRWPKQDAGHTAREAGG, from the coding sequence ATGACAGACAACATCCTCCCCTGGGTCCTGTTCAACCTGTTCGTGCTGGCCATGCTGGCTCTGGACCTGGGAGTCTTTCACCGCAGGGCACGCGAGATTGACATCCAAGAAGCTCTCTTGTGGAGCCTGTTCTGGATCGCCCTGGCCCTGGTGTTCAATGCCGGACTCCTGCTGTTCTGGCCGGAGAGAGCGGAGGCCAGGGAGATCGCGCTGGAGTTCCTGACGGGATACCTGATCGAGAAATCCCTCAGCGTCGATAATATCTTCGTCTTCGTCCTGATCTTTAACTATTTCGCCATCCCCGGGATGTTCCAGCGCAGGGTGCTGTTCTGGGGGATCATCGGGGCTCTTGTGTTCAGGGCCATTTTCATCGCCACAGGAATCACGCTGATCCGACGGTTCGACTGGATCATCTACGTGTTCGGTGTCTTCCTTGTGGTGACCGGCATCAAACTGGTCTTTGAAAAGGACAAGGAGCTTCACCCGGAGAAGAACCCGGTCCTGCGTCTGTTCCGCCGCGTGATGCCCGTGACATCCGAGCTGCACGGCAGCAGCTTCTTCATCCGACAGTCCGGGCGGTTAGTGGCCACCCCGCTTTTCGTGGTGCTCCTGCTCATCGAGACGACGGACATCATCTTCGCGGTTGATTCCATTCCCGCCATTCTGGCCGTCACGCAGAACCCGTTCATCGTCTACACGTCCAACGTGTTCGCCATCCTGGGACTTCGGGCACTCTATTTTGCGCTGGCGGGCATCGTGCGGATGTTCCACTACCTGCACTACGGGCTGTCAGCCATCCTGGTCTTTGTGGGCATCAAGATGCTGGTAAACCATTACACCCACGCGAAGACCATCTCCACCGAGGTCTCCCTGGCGTTCATCGGGGCAGCTCTGACACTGAGCATCGCGGCATCCATCAGGTGGCCGAAGCAAGACGCAGGGCATACGGCCCGAGAAGCCGGGGGCTGA